From Streptomyces sp. NBC_00690, a single genomic window includes:
- a CDS encoding beta-ketoacyl-[acyl-carrier-protein] synthase family protein: MGERRVAITGIGVVAPGGTGAKAFWERIVSGVPATRGITAFDPGPFRSRIAAECDFDPHQAGLTGPEADRLDRAAQMLMIATREAMAESALLIDPDAAHRVGVTIGNAVGLTQQLEREYRRLSGDGQRWVVDPALASPHLYDYFVPSSLSAEVAWEIGAEGPNSVVSAGCTSGIDAIGYACDLIREGAADVMVAGGTDAPIAPITVACFDAIKATSPRNDEPDSASRPFDRTRNGFVLGEGAAVLVLESLEHARRRGAHIYAEIAGYASHGNAHHMTGLRPDGLEMAGAITSALHRARLDPTAVDYVNAHGTATQQNDRHETAAFKRSLGEHARAVPISSIKAVVGHSLGAIGAIEVAACALALEHGVVPPTANLHRPDPQLDLDYVPLTAREQQLGTVLTVASGFGGFQSAMVLTDADRRAA, encoded by the coding sequence ATGGGGGAACGTCGCGTCGCCATTACCGGAATCGGTGTGGTCGCACCGGGAGGAACCGGTGCCAAGGCGTTCTGGGAGCGCATCGTGTCCGGGGTGCCCGCCACCCGGGGCATCACGGCCTTCGACCCGGGGCCGTTCCGCTCGCGGATCGCCGCCGAGTGCGACTTCGATCCGCACCAGGCCGGATTGACCGGGCCTGAGGCCGATCGGTTGGACCGCGCCGCGCAGATGCTGATGATCGCGACTCGGGAGGCGATGGCCGAGAGCGCCCTGCTCATCGACCCCGATGCGGCCCACCGGGTCGGGGTCACCATCGGCAATGCGGTGGGGCTGACACAGCAGTTGGAGCGTGAATACCGTCGGCTGAGCGGCGACGGACAGCGCTGGGTCGTGGATCCCGCCCTGGCCTCACCCCATCTGTACGACTACTTCGTGCCGAGTTCGCTGTCGGCCGAGGTCGCCTGGGAGATCGGCGCGGAAGGCCCCAACTCCGTCGTCTCCGCCGGATGCACCTCCGGCATCGACGCCATCGGCTACGCCTGCGATCTGATCCGCGAGGGTGCGGCGGACGTCATGGTCGCGGGCGGCACCGACGCACCGATCGCGCCCATCACCGTTGCCTGCTTCGACGCGATCAAAGCGACCTCGCCCCGCAACGACGAACCCGACAGCGCCTCCCGCCCCTTCGACCGGACCCGCAACGGCTTTGTCCTCGGGGAAGGCGCGGCCGTCCTGGTCCTGGAGTCGCTGGAGCACGCGCGCCGCCGCGGAGCGCACATCTACGCGGAGATCGCGGGATACGCATCCCACGGCAATGCCCACCACATGACGGGACTGCGCCCCGACGGGCTGGAGATGGCCGGCGCCATCACCTCAGCCCTCCACCGCGCCCGCCTCGACCCCACGGCCGTCGACTACGTCAACGCCCATGGCACCGCCACCCAGCAGAACGACCGGCACGAAACCGCAGCGTTCAAACGGAGCCTCGGGGAGCACGCCCGTGCCGTGCCCATCAGCTCGATCAAGGCGGTCGTCGGGCACTCGCTCGGTGCGATCGGCGCCATCGAGGTGGCCGCCTGCGCGCTCGCCCTGGAACACGGGGTGGTGCCGCCGACGGCGAACCTCCACCGCCCCGACCCCCAGCTCGATCTGGACTACGTACCGCTGACCGCCCGCGAACAGCAGTTGGGGACGGTGCTGACCGTCGCCAGCGGGTTCGGTGGATTCCAGAGCGCGATGGTGCTCACCGACGCTGACAGGAGGGCCGCGTGA
- a CDS encoding DNA alkylation repair protein: protein MTRGRPIPAVPGSPLADEVLERITTIYPAAAQPQRAAEASAYMKGVVPFLGIRTPARRALSRQVLEGLAPPDERDCTAIAIRCWRLPEREYHYFAVDYLRRYVGRCSSGFLPTVRWLLTTVPWWDTVDALAAHTVGPLVAADPALKTTMDGWIEDDDLWVARTALLHQLRYKQATDSERLFRYCLRRADHPDFFIRKAIGWSLREYAKTDPEAVRAFVGSAGDRLSPLSVREALKNL, encoded by the coding sequence ATGACGCGTGGCCGACCCATCCCAGCCGTCCCCGGCAGCCCGCTCGCCGATGAGGTCCTGGAGCGAATCACCACCATCTATCCCGCGGCGGCGCAGCCCCAGCGGGCCGCGGAAGCCAGTGCCTATATGAAGGGCGTCGTTCCCTTCCTCGGGATCCGGACGCCTGCTCGCCGTGCGCTGTCCCGGCAGGTGCTGGAAGGGCTCGCCCCGCCCGATGAGCGCGACTGCACGGCGATCGCGATCCGGTGCTGGCGACTTCCCGAGCGCGAGTACCACTACTTCGCCGTCGACTATCTGCGACGGTACGTGGGCCGCTGCTCCTCGGGATTCCTTCCGACCGTCCGTTGGCTGCTGACCACCGTCCCTTGGTGGGACACCGTCGATGCCCTCGCGGCCCACACCGTCGGGCCCCTGGTCGCGGCCGACCCCGCCCTGAAGACGACCATGGACGGGTGGATCGAGGACGACGACCTATGGGTGGCGCGCACGGCGCTGCTGCACCAACTGCGCTACAAGCAGGCCACCGACAGTGAGCGGCTCTTTCGCTACTGCCTCCGCCGGGCCGACCATCCGGACTTCTTCATCCGCAAGGCGATCGGGTGGAGCCTGCGGGAGTACGCCAAGACGGATCCCGAGGCGGTGCGCGCCTTCGTCGGGTCGGCAGGGGACCGGCTCTCCCCCCTGTCGGTGCGCGAGGCACTGAAGAACCTATGA
- a CDS encoding TVP38/TMEM64 family protein translates to MFEPVPHPSSGLAIRCARLLFSPWSRLSLLLVMLASAGALVVLYEPQRLLSDGWPAQLGGAAAVLLYAVAYGVCTAAFVPRPLLNLAAGALFGSQLGLVSALAGTVLGAGIAFTLGRLLGQEALRPLLRGRVLQAADSQLSRHGFRSMLAIRLFPGIPFAAANYCAAVSRMGYTPFLLATALGSIPNTAAYVVAGSRASSPTSPAFLVAMGFIVVTGLIAAAVAWRKRHGLRQG, encoded by the coding sequence ATGTTCGAGCCAGTCCCCCACCCGTCGTCAGGTCTTGCGATCCGCTGCGCGCGGCTGCTCTTCTCGCCGTGGTCGAGACTGTCGCTGCTGCTGGTCATGCTGGCCTCGGCCGGCGCGCTGGTGGTGCTCTACGAACCGCAGAGACTGTTGTCCGACGGCTGGCCCGCACAGCTCGGCGGAGCGGCGGCCGTGCTGCTGTACGCCGTCGCCTACGGGGTGTGCACCGCGGCCTTCGTGCCCCGTCCACTGCTCAATCTGGCGGCGGGCGCACTGTTCGGATCGCAGTTGGGTCTGGTGTCGGCGCTGGCGGGAACCGTTCTGGGGGCGGGTATCGCCTTCACCCTGGGTCGGCTCCTGGGCCAGGAGGCCCTGCGCCCCTTGCTGCGTGGGCGAGTGCTCCAGGCCGCGGACTCCCAGCTGAGCAGACACGGCTTCCGGTCGATGCTGGCGATACGGCTGTTCCCGGGGATCCCGTTCGCCGCGGCGAACTACTGCGCCGCCGTCTCCCGGATGGGCTACACCCCGTTCCTGCTGGCCACGGCCCTCGGGTCCATCCCCAATACGGCGGCCTACGTGGTCGCCGGGAGCCGGGCCTCCTCTCCGACGTCGCCGGCGTTCTTGGTGGCGATGGGGTTCATCGTGGTGACGGGACTGATCGCCGCAGCGGTCGCCTGGCGCAAGCGTCACGGTCTGCGCCAGGGATAA